A window of Syngnathus typhle isolate RoL2023-S1 ecotype Sweden linkage group LG9, RoL_Styp_1.0, whole genome shotgun sequence genomic DNA:
tgatatgactttttgagcggcgtgtggtaaccggaccctgatgcgtcgtccactgactcgtcctgctgcacgtgttgtgtacaaatcgtcaaacaaacgttcaaacttctgacttcgacttcggactgccgcccctctaccgcccctttcttcctcaccgcccccccagatctttccaccgcccccaggggggcggtaccgcccactttgggaaccactgctatAGAGAAATGCgcatgtggggggaaaaaaacccctgATGTTCAAGTTTGAGGAGCTCTTGAATTTCTTGGGCCCTTTTACCTTATCTAAACATTGACGTCAATAAATATCCAGTGCAGCAACAAAGTTTGCATTTACTATTCTCCAAAGTGTAGGCAGGAATTATGTGCCTTGCAGAAGCAGTACCACTTGTCAGCAGAAGGTGGCATCATTTTACGCATTTTCTGGGATTTATATCTTAACATGCATTTTCTGAAAGCGCCTTCATGTTTTATTAATGCAAGTCTACAGTCACTTGAAACACTTGAATACATTGCTTATGCCTGTGATTTAGCTCAGACTTGAGTGTTTGTCTAGAAAGTTCTCCCCAGGTTAAACAAAAATGACAATCATTGATGCTGCTTGGTAATCTTTATTAACTGCGCAATCACAGCCAACAGGCAAAAGACCAGGTCAATGGCATTACTGAATATTTGGACCTTGTAACTTCAAAGACTGAACAATGACACCTCAGTACTCTTCTCCCTCTTCATCCTCTTCACCAATGCTGTCAGTACCAACTTCTTCATAATCCTTCTCCAGGGCAGCCATATCCTCTCTGGCCTCTGAGAACTCTCCTTCCTCCATTCCCTCTCCCACATACCAGTGCACAAAGGCCCTCTTGGCATACATCAGATCAAACTTGTGATCCAGGCGGGCCCAGGCTTCAGCAATGGCTGTGGTGTTGCTCAGCATGCACACTGCCCTCTGCACCTTGGCCAGATCTCCTCCAGGGACAACAGTTGGAGGCTGGTAGTTGATGCCTACTTTGAAGCCAGTGGGACACCAATCCACAAACTGGATGGTGCGTTTGGTCTTGATGGCAGCAATGGCGGAGTTGACATCTTTGGGAACCACATCACCACGATACAGCAGACAGCAGGCCATGTATTTGCCATGACGAGGGTCGCACTTGACCATCTGGTTGGCGGGCTCAAAGCAGGCGTTGGTGATGTCTGCTACAGAAAGCTGCTCATGGTAGGCTTTCTCAGCAGAGATGACTGGGGCATATGTGGCTAGAGGGAAGTGGATACGAGGGTACGGCACCAAATTGGTCTGGAACTCTGTCAGATCAACATTCAGAGCGCCATCAAAGCGAAGAGAGGCTGTGATAGATGACACAATCTGGCCAATCAGCCTGTTAAGGTTAGTGTAGGTTGGCCTTTCAATGTCGAGGTTTCGGCGACAAATGTCATAGATGGCTTCATTGTCTACCATGAAAGCACAATCGGAATGCTCAAGGGTGGTGTGAGTGGTCAGAATGGAATTGTAGGGCTCTACAACTGCTGTTGACACTTGAGGTGCTGGGTAGACAGCAAACTCAAGTTTGGACTTCTTCCCATAGTCAACAGACAGACGCTCCATGAGGAGTGACGTGAAACCAGAGCCAGTGCCGCCGCCAAAGGAGTGGAAGATGAGGAATCCCTGCAAGCCTGTGCATTGATCAGCCTGAAAGACAAATTGTAATTACACCACACTCAAAATCCTCAATATTaccatttaaaatataaataactcAGGCACTAACCAGCTTGCGTGTCCTGTCCAGAACCAAATCAATTATCTCCTTGCCAATAGTGTAGTGCCCGCGGGCATAGTTGTTGGCTGCATCTTCCTTCCCTGTGATTAATTGTTCTGGGTGGAAGAGCTGACGGTAGGTACCTGTACGCACCTCATCTGTAGAAAAATCGTACAATTTTGAGACGTTCATGTTATTCATGCAAAAACCTGAAAGTTTATCACTAGGTGTGTCAATGTAAACTCACCAATGACAGTGGGCTCCAGATCAACAAAGATCGCTCGAGGCACATGTTTCCCAGCCCCGGTCTCACTGAAGAAAGTGTTGAATGAGTCATCACCTCCTCCAATTGTCTTGTCAGAGGGCATCTGTCCATCTGGCTGGATGCCATGTTCCAAGCAGTAAAGCTCCCAACAGGCATTGCCCATTTGGGCTCCGGCTTGGCCGACATGCATTGAAATACATTCACGCTGCGTGAAAGAGAAGGTAAACAATTTAACTTTTCTATTTGAAGATCTATGCACAAGTAAATCAATGTAATTTATTATCATACACAACTTTACAGGCACTGACATGAGTACTGCatgtgcaaaaatatttttttttctatgtaaaACATGCAGTATTGTATAAGGTAtactaaaacaaaaacagttctggggaaaaaaagttaagTTCCCCTCGTCAATGCGGGAAGTTTGCCCACGTCACTGCCTCCCAACTCCCCATTTGCGGCCTCTCCCTTCCTCCATTCTTCCCAACTGCATAGTGCTGCGTAATGCAGGGGATGCGCCCCTCCCTCAACCAAGGAAAAAACCCGCCCTAAGGCTGAAAAATGGCGGCTTAAACGGAGAAGCAAAAAATGGCGGACACGAAACGTATGACTACTGACCACTcctttgttcccccccccttctcattTTTTCGACCACACCAACCTCACACTGAACATTTAGTAGTAGCACAAAGTTTCAGAATGGTTTAGAAACTAGTCGAGTAAGAATGTGACTTATTAACTTGTTTGTTTGACCTAGTTTATAATCTAATTAAGAATTATGACGCACATTTATCCCATCATTTTGATATTTCAAGCTTTGGCCGTTTGAACATGTTTATTTCCATTTTCAGTTCCCATTCGTGGCACGTTAGCATACAACTACGGTCACCTAACGGAGACGCGCTAGTTTTTGACCCGCTAACCGTACGGACTGAAATTAATTGCGCTCGCATGACGCAGGCTTTAGCTCAGGTTGGTAATCTTAATGAGGAGAACTGAGTCAACGTCACTAGGCCGCGCGGTTACTCACCATTTTGGCTGCTTGTCCTTTGAACGACGTAGAGGATTCAGAGACAAGGCAAAGTGGTGCGGGGAAGGGGGGCGAGAGTTTATATAGGGAGGGGAAGCGGAAGAAAGGAAACTTCAGTCAGCAGCTCCGATGCTGattggttgaaagaaaaaacGGATGTCGCTGAAGTTCGATATGTGGATCGTTgtaacaattttatttttctgaaaatccgtttttgtgtgttttgagtaataatttaaattgttttcaGTTCTTCCaaacgttttttcttttcttttttcccgtTGTTGTTTGGACCCCCTCACCACCAAGTTTTGGAATACTATTTTCCCGTTTTTCTGAATAATGATCATTTTGGTAAAACAAAACAGTTTTCAGTGATAATATAGCACTAATGTTTATCTTGTAagctaaaaaaaatgaaccGAATGACATAGCAGACTGCAGAAACCAATTGTAATCACATACTTCTTAAATACACAAAGATGTATTAAAATGTAGTATATTATTAGATATAGTATGTATGTGATTGTTAATAATATACTCACACACTTATAAATTAAATAAGAAtgatccaagaaaaaaaagagagaaacatTTAGTTTAGATTTTTACTCACTCAAATTGGTTCAGCCATTTCCTTATCACTGTGTATGTACTGTAGCATAAGTTTTGACTTGTTACTACAGTAAGAACTACACAGATAAACAGCAGACACCAAGGTTATTTTCTCACTCTAACATTCAGCGTCACAGCTGAATGGTACATAGAAGCTGACATTGGAGCCCTTTCATAACTGACATTCCACATGTTGGGGAATAAGTGTGGGGGTGGTGCACAAAAGAGTCtgacacaaaaaagaaagaatttcTTCAGAATATGCTGTCACAGGACAAGCATGACTAGGCCTAACTAATCAAAAACTAAACCTCTTAAAATGATTCTTCTTGTGTCTTTGAGTCAATATTCCTCTCCTTCATCCTCCTCTCCTATATTGTCTGCACCCACTTCTTCATAATCCTTCTCCAGAGCTGCCATATCCTCTCTGGCCTCTGAGAACTCTCCTTCCTCCATTCCCTCTCCCACATACCAGTGCACAAAAGCCCTCTTGGCATACATCAGATCAAACTTGTGATCCAAGCGGGCCCAGGCCTCAGCGATGGCTGTGGTGTTGCTTAGCATGCACACTGCCCTCTGCACTTTGGCCAGATCTCCTCCAGGAACCACAGTTGGAGGCTGGTAGTTGATGCCTACTTTGAAACCAGTGGGACACCAATCCACAAACTGGATGCTGCGTTTGGTTTTGATGGCGGCAATAGCAGAGTTGACATCTTTTGGGACGACATCACCACGATACAGCAGACAACAGGCCATGTATTTACCATGACGAGGGTCGCACTTGACCATCTGGTTGGCGGGCTCAAAGCAGGTGTTGGTGATGTCGGCTACAGAAAGCTGCTCGTGGTAGGCCTTCTCTGCAGAGATGACTGGGGCATATGTAGCCAGAGGGAAGTGGATACGAGGGTAGGGCACCAAGTTGGTCTGGAACTCTGTCAGATCAACATTCAGGGCTCCGTCAAAGCGAAGAGAGGCTGTGATCGAAGACACTATCTGGCCAATCAGCCTGTTAAGGTTTGTGTAGGTTGGCCTTTCAATGTCAAGGTTCCTGCGGCAGATGTCATAGATGGCTTCATTGTCTACCATGAAGGCGCAGTCGGAATGCTCAAGGGTGGTGTGAGTGGTCAAAATGGAATTGTAGGGCTCTACAACTGCTGTGGACACCTGAGGGGCTGGGTAGATAGCAAATTCAAGCTTGGATTTTTTTCCGTAATCAACAGACAGACGCTCCATGAGGAGGGAGGTGAAACCAGAGCCGGTCCCTCCACCAAAGGAGTGGAAGATGAGGAATCCCTGCAAGCCTGTGCATTGATCAGCCTGAAAATGTAACATTATACAGGAAGATGAATAATCCATGCATGCATCAGAAGCTTATTGCAGCTGACTTGTAGTAGATAAGAGGCAGGGTGCACTAGTCAGCTAATTTAAAGTTATCAATTAACCTCGCTTGCGTATATTTCTTTAAACCAAAGAATGCCTATAGCTCCGCAGACAAAGGCCCATGCAAAAAGTCAAACAGACAAGTCAAACTTTATATTCACCCATAAAGTAATTTTCAACTTTCTCAGGATTAAAATATGTTAAAGGGTCTCACCAGTTTGCGAGTCCTGTCCAAAACCAGATCAATGATCTCCTTGCCAATGGTGTAGTGACCACGGGCATAGTTGTTGGCCGCATCTTCCTTCCCTGTGATTAACTGTTCTGGATGGAATAGCTGACGGTAGGTACCCG
This region includes:
- the LOC133160244 gene encoding tubulin alpha chain, whose product is MRECISMHVGQAGAQMGNACWELYCLEHGIQPDGQMPSDKTIGGGDDSFNTFFSETGAGKHVPRAIFVDLEPTVIDEVRTGTYRQLFHPEQLITGKEDAANNYARGHYTIGKEIIDLVLDRTRKLADQCTGLQGFLIFHSFGGGTGSGFTSLLMERLSVDYGKKSKLEFAVYPAPQVSTAVVEPYNSILTTHTTLEHSDCAFMVDNEAIYDICRRNLDIERPTYTNLNRLIGQIVSSITASLRFDGALNVDLTEFQTNLVPYPRIHFPLATYAPVISAEKAYHEQLSVADITNACFEPANQMVKCDPRHGKYMACCLLYRGDVVPKDVNSAIAAIKTKRTIQFVDWCPTGFKVGINYQPPTVVPGGDLAKVQRAVCMLSNTTAIAEAWARLDHKFDLMYAKRAFVHWYVGEGMEEGEFSEAREDMAALEKDYEEVGTDSIGEEDEEGEEY
- the LOC133160246 gene encoding tubulin alpha chain-like, with the protein product MRECISIHVGQAGAQIGNACWELYCLEHGIQPDGQMPSDKIIGGGDDSFNTFFSETGAGKHVPRAIFVDLEPTVIDEVRTGTYRQLFHPEQLITGKEDAANNYARGHYTIGKEIIDLVLDRTRKLADQCTGLQGFLIFHSFGGGTGSGFTSLLMERLSVDYGKKSKLEFAIYPAPQVSTAVVEPYNSILTTHTTLEHSDCAFMVDNEAIYDICRRNLDIERPTYTNLNRLIGQIVSSITASLRFDGALNVDLTEFQTNLVPYPRIHFPLATYAPVISAEKAYHEQLSVADITNTCFEPANQMVKCDPRHGKYMACCLLYRGDVVPKDVNSAIAAIKTKRSIQFVDWCPTGFKVGINYQPPTVVPGGDLAKVQRAVCMLSNTTAIAEAWARLDHKFDLMYAKRAFVHWYVGEGMEEGEFSEAREDMAALEKDYEEVGADNIGEEDEGEEY